AATATTACCAAGTGAACTAAGTCCTATAATATCATGCTTTTTTAGGCTCTAGATAGAATGCGTTATTTCAATAATGTACAGGCACAAATTGAAGGAGGAAGAAAGGTACTCAATGAAAATCCCAAATCGCTTTTAGTAAAATGAGGTCTGGACTGCTTAAAAAAGATAATAAGTTCATCTAAAGGACTATTTATTGAAGAATTATATTTTGTTTAACAAAATAATAAAAATATTAAACAAATTTTGTGATAGTTAGGACTCCTTCTCGTTTACCTTTATGAAAATAAATAATTATTAATTTAAAAGACTAAAGATGAAAATGATTAAAACAATTACTGCAAGTGCGATGCTTTTATTCGGTGCGACTGCTTTTGCACAGTCCGAAACCATTGTAGGTGTTGCAGCTGGAAATGATAATTTTTCAACATTGGTAGCTGCCGTAAAAGCTGCTGATTTAGTAGGAACATTAAGTAGCGACGGACCGTTCACTGTTTTTGCTCCAACAAATGATGCCTTTTCTGCACTTCCTGCAGGTACTGTAGATGGTTTATTGAAGCCTGAAAGTAAGGATGCCCTAACTGGGATTTTGACCTATCACGTAGTTGCCGGAAAGTATGAAGCAGCTGCTGTAATAGAGGCGATTAATGGAAATAACGGTGCTTTTCCCGTGACTACAGTACAAGGCGGTAATATCACATTATCCTTGAAAGACGGAAAGGTAATGTTAGAGGATGAGAAAGGTAATATGTCTACTGTGGTTATGGCTGATGTAGGCGCATCTAACGGAGTTATACATGCAATTGATGCAGTGGTAATGCCGGAATAAGTATAAATAGTTCCCTATAAAGAAATCCCGCTGAAGAAATTTAGCGGGATTTTATTTTTTAAACGATTATCTAACTTTTAAGGAATAGAAGTGCCACTGTTGTCATCCTTTGCACGTCTCAATTGACGCTGTATTTTTCTAATAGCAGATTCAATTGATTTTTCTGGTTCTATGATATTGTAAGCTCCCCAAAAATCCGGATCGGCAAAACCAATGGCCTCATCGCTAAGGATAATATCAGATTTCATACGGTCTTTGGATTTTAAATTGGAGTTTGTCACATTTTCTTCCCAGTCGGTAACGGCCATTTCACAGTTCATACTGTAAACCGAATTAAACAATCGCTTATCCCAATCCACCTTAAATTCTAAAAGCACATTACTGTAGCCATAGTACCATTTACCATCCTTTTCCCTATAATCGACCCTGTAGGCTACCTCTGTAGGCCATACGTCAGCGTTTCTTGGCTTTTTACGGACGAACATCCTAGAAGCCAAATCCCTATTGGTAATGTTCAATGAATAAATGGCGCTCGTTAATATTTTCTTCTCAGCATCTATATATAATTTCCCAGTGAAAAGCGGATCGAGAATCTCTGGCTTTTGGTCAAATTTAACCACGTAAATAAGTTTATCGTTCACTCGTGTAGACCCGTCAAAAGAGAAATTATAGTAGCCGATGGATTCGTCGGTAAAAATATAGTCTGGGTATTTTACCATATCCACAAAAAGAGTGTTGAAGGGACCTCCTTGTAACTTTAGCGCTACAGTATCTAACTTGCTGTAATCGGTACTTTTTCTGGCCTTATACAATTTTACTGCATCAGTTTTGTTTGAAGTGTAGGGAGCTTTATAAATATTTACCACCGCCTCAGAGAGACTTACATTTTTTCTACGTTTTTTAATGGTTTCCCGGTAAAATGCTGTCATGACCGTAGGTCTATCTATATAATTATCACCTCTTTTCTTAAGTGTTTCACGTACCAATGCTTCAGCGTTTTTAGGGACACTCAGGTTAACTTCTGAGAGCTCCATTACCGATTCCGACATTAAAATTTTATTGTTGTTGGAACTTAATTGCGCTATCGGCATAGTTTTAGTACTATAGCCCAAAAAAGAAACGACAAGGTTCTCTCCCAAGTTAGGCTGGGGCACCTTTAGGGAAAATTCTCCCTCCGTATTGGTAATTGTACTTACATTGGAACCTTCTAAGGTTAAGGTTGCAAATACCAAAGGCTTTTTCGTTTTATCATCTAAGACTTCGCCGCTATATTCCTTATAGTCGACATCTTGTGCCGTTGCTGTAGTACAAAGAGTAACCACGAACAAGGCCGATAGAATAAGCGACCTGATCATGGATTTGTTTAAGGGTATTGTTAAATTCTGTATCATGGTATATTGTTTTAAAATGAGATTTTTTGTTTATTATCTAAGTTAATGATTTTAAGGTGGATAACCTTGAAAATTTTCTTAAATTATGATGAATTTTGTATCCATATTTTAATGTGATTATCTATTGTTTTTAAGAGGTTAGTCATTTAATTCATTAGAATTTGTCAGCTATATTTTGCCTGTGTTAAGACTTCTTTCATTTGGTTTCGTTTTCTTCAATGTTTTTAAGTTTTCAAGTTTTTTTATTGTAATAAGTTATGAGGCTCGTGATTGTTCCAAATACGCTGAGGGGTTATAACCAGTGAATTTTTTGAAGGCTTTGTAAAAGGAAGCCCTATTATTAAATCCAACCTCATATGCGAGTTGTGACATGGTCAACCCTTGATTTTCAAAATCCATAAGCATATTCTTTGCTTCCATGACCCTGTAACGATTCAAAAAATCAAAAAAAGAAAGATTAAAATGCTCATTGATGATTTGAGAGGTTTGGTTTCTAGATAGATGTAATAATAGACTTAAATCATCCAACCGCAGTCCCGGGTCCAAATAGGGCTTGTTATCTAACATTATGGCCAAAAGTTTTTCTTTCATCTGCAACGAAAGTGCATCTGAAAGACCGGTCTTTCTATATTTTATAAAGGGAAGTATTTCCCTAATATTCTTACCCTCAAAGACCTCTGGTTGCACAAAACCAAAAAAGGTCAAAAGTCCAATAAAAAATACGATAACAATATCAACGAAGTAGTCGTATTTGGGGTCCATGAGATTGAACCAGATCAGAAAAATATAAAGCGAAAACATAAAGACAAATCCCGTATAAGACCCGACAAACCACTTGAGCCACACATTTTCTCGATACCCCGTCTGTCTGTTTTTTCTAAAACTGAAATAGGAAAGACAGGAATAGAAAAACATAAGTAGAATCACCAACCAAATACCATAGGAAGGCCATGGAATATGAGCAAATTCTGCGCCAGCATTTACAAGTCCAAGTTTTTTGGTCGTATCAAGCAAATAGAAAGGAGAGATAGTCCCTGCTATAAGGAGTACTGGGACTAGGAATAGAATATCGGTATATTTAAAACTGATTTTTTTGGTAACCCTGCGTACATATAAATAAACCAAAGGACCATAAATGGCCCACAGCGGAAAATGGACTAAATTAAAATGAACAAAGGTTTCCGTACGCAGGGCCCCAGACCAGCGTAATACATTATTTAACAGTTCAAAGGCAAAGAGAAAAGTATACAAGGCAAGAAGACTATTCGCGTATTTGTCCCCTTTCTTTTTATTAAGAAAAATTAGGGACAGCAATACGCCAAATACAACGAATGCTAAAAAAAGACCAATAATAAAATCCATGTTCAAAAGTTACTCCTACTAATGTAGCAAATGACCTTCAAAACCTTGTCTCTTAGTATAGGGATTTGTCCTTGGTGACCTAAAATATAGTCTTTTAGGATACAGGATTAGTCTAGTCAATCATGGGTTTTAGACGATTTTCCCACTAGTCGGTTAATTTCATCCAATTCCTCTTGGGTTAGATTTCTCCACTGGCCAACAGGAAGGTCTAGATGTACGTTCATTATACGGATTCGTTTTAATTTTTTTACCCTGTAGTCCAAATATTCACACATCCGGCGTATCTGCCTGTTCAAGCCTTGGGTTAGAATAATACGAAATTGATAAGTGCTTACTAGGTGTACTTCACATTTTCTGGTAATCGTATCCAGGATAGGTACCCCATTTCTCATTTTTACTAGAAAATCAGTAGTTATAGGTTTATCTACCGTAACTAAATACTCCTTCTCATGATTATTTCTGGCCCGTAGAATCTTATTAACGATATCGCCATCGTTCGTTAAAAATATAAGGCCTTCACTAGGTTTGTCCAACCTTCCTATGGGAAATATACGAGTAGGGTAATTGATGTAATCAATAATATTATCCTTTTCAACACCTGTATCCGTAGTACACACTATTCCAATAGGTTTGTTAAAGGCCAAATAAACAGGCTTCTCCTTAGGTTCGGAAATAAGTTCTCCGTCCACATGCACCGTATCGTTCTCCGAAATCTTCGTTCCCATCTCCGGAACCTTACCGTTTATAGTAACCCGGCCTTGATCTATAAGCTTATCGGCTGCTCTACGGGAACAATAACCTACTTCACTAAGGTATTTGTTTATTCGGGTTTGTTTAGGCGTAGCTTCCATAAATCTAAGGTCTTTGCGACTATTTTTTTCTTTGTATTTCTAACCGGTGGATTTCCCTGCCTAGTTCTGCTAGAAAAGGTATGCCTACTTCGTCATATTCATAAACATTATCATTAAAAATCCTGTTATTGTTCACTAGTATGGTTGCGGTAAGAAGAAAATCAACCTCATTTTTTCTATCCGTTATATAAGCACAGTCGGTTAGGGTCCCATACGCAAAGCCCACTTTATTGTAGATTTTTATATGGTCCGGGATTGCTTCCTTGGTATCGCCGTAGATAAAGAATTTACAATAGCCGTCGTAGTAAGTCTCAACATCGTAACCAGCATTTCTAGGGAGTGTCTGCATAGCGTTCAATAAGAAAGAGTGTTGGTCCTTTGATAGATTAAAACGTTCGTCGGCCTCAAATTTACCCGGAAAAATTACCCTTTTCAGCACTCCATGTTGGGATGCTAAGGGATAATAATTTTTTAAACTAAAATTGAAAGGAGTACTTATTAAACTATCATCCTCAACGTAACCGACACCTTTTTTTATTTTTTGAATTTCCAAAGGTTCTGGAGCAGTATTGGCCGTTGGTTTGGTGGGTGAGGTCGTGCTATCGTTTAAATAGACAATCAAAGGTTTTGTGGTTAGATCCTCGCTATGGTAACCCAATCTATGAGAAATACGTATTTTCTCAATCCCTTTTTTCTTCAGATTAGTATTGATGGCATCCTGTCCTAAAAGT
This sequence is a window from Maribacter aestuarii. Protein-coding genes within it:
- the rluF gene encoding 23S rRNA pseudouridine(2604) synthase RluF; translated protein: MEATPKQTRINKYLSEVGYCSRRAADKLIDQGRVTINGKVPEMGTKISENDTVHVDGELISEPKEKPVYLAFNKPIGIVCTTDTGVEKDNIIDYINYPTRIFPIGRLDKPSEGLIFLTNDGDIVNKILRARNNHEKEYLVTVDKPITTDFLVKMRNGVPILDTITRKCEVHLVSTYQFRIILTQGLNRQIRRMCEYLDYRVKKLKRIRIMNVHLDLPVGQWRNLTQEELDEINRLVGKSSKTHD
- a CDS encoding helix-turn-helix domain-containing protein codes for the protein MDFIIGLFLAFVVFGVLLSLIFLNKKKGDKYANSLLALYTFLFAFELLNNVLRWSGALRTETFVHFNLVHFPLWAIYGPLVYLYVRRVTKKISFKYTDILFLVPVLLIAGTISPFYLLDTTKKLGLVNAGAEFAHIPWPSYGIWLVILLMFFYSCLSYFSFRKNRQTGYRENVWLKWFVGSYTGFVFMFSLYIFLIWFNLMDPKYDYFVDIVIVFFIGLLTFFGFVQPEVFEGKNIREILPFIKYRKTGLSDALSLQMKEKLLAIMLDNKPYLDPGLRLDDLSLLLHLSRNQTSQIINEHFNLSFFDFLNRYRVMEAKNMLMDFENQGLTMSQLAYEVGFNNRASFYKAFKKFTGYNPSAYLEQSRAS
- a CDS encoding serine hydrolase, which encodes MKNTIPLFLLTVLFFASCQKTTQNENLLEQALSSHSPKIKRVMDSLEKFEVQIRYTKIDRRNDSIIFTDYDFQVDSEAYFYPASTVKFPIAILALERLNETDTLNRNTRYYIEGDSLESTFAKDISQIFAVSDNGANNRLFELLGQDAINTNLKKKGIEKIRISHRLGYHSEDLTTKPLIVYLNDSTTSPTKPTANTAPEPLEIQKIKKGVGYVEDDSLISTPFNFSLKNYYPLASQHGVLKRVIFPGKFEADERFNLSKDQHSFLLNAMQTLPRNAGYDVETYYDGYCKFFIYGDTKEAIPDHIKIYNKVGFAYGTLTDCAYITDRKNEVDFLLTATILVNNNRIFNDNVYEYDEVGIPFLAELGREIHRLEIQRKK
- a CDS encoding carboxypeptidase-like regulatory domain-containing protein, whose protein sequence is MIQNLTIPLNKSMIRSLILSALFVVTLCTTATAQDVDYKEYSGEVLDDKTKKPLVFATLTLEGSNVSTITNTEGEFSLKVPQPNLGENLVVSFLGYSTKTMPIAQLSSNNNKILMSESVMELSEVNLSVPKNAEALVRETLKKRGDNYIDRPTVMTAFYRETIKKRRKNVSLSEAVVNIYKAPYTSNKTDAVKLYKARKSTDYSKLDTVALKLQGGPFNTLFVDMVKYPDYIFTDESIGYYNFSFDGSTRVNDKLIYVVKFDQKPEILDPLFTGKLYIDAEKKILTSAIYSLNITNRDLASRMFVRKKPRNADVWPTEVAYRVDYREKDGKWYYGYSNVLLEFKVDWDKRLFNSVYSMNCEMAVTDWEENVTNSNLKSKDRMKSDIILSDEAIGFADPDFWGAYNIIEPEKSIESAIRKIQRQLRRAKDDNSGTSIP
- a CDS encoding fasciclin domain-containing protein yields the protein MLLFGATAFAQSETIVGVAAGNDNFSTLVAAVKAADLVGTLSSDGPFTVFAPTNDAFSALPAGTVDGLLKPESKDALTGILTYHVVAGKYEAAAVIEAINGNNGAFPVTTVQGGNITLSLKDGKVMLEDEKGNMSTVVMADVGASNGVIHAIDAVVMPE